In Erigeron canadensis isolate Cc75 chromosome 7, C_canadensis_v1, whole genome shotgun sequence, one DNA window encodes the following:
- the LOC122607394 gene encoding uncharacterized protein LOC122607394 — MKELRDIVSPLQKEVLLLREKVASLQEEVRVLHAERPDDILHDDNYYSEPDQPSALGVRRGSRVRHLGTAYKSPYTAPGPRPYQPNPPSLIVQAIHTPVISKLVPQKKTRSKSLVDKQPQKKKSSKCLVDKQPENKPNPSPPIVEEGEATHAQAPVSMPLQHQKKKKLKSLIDKPPMVKPMLDLMWLSYKLPPSTIPPKCKLPATVKDNSAWATTAVDFYLHERGQGCYVDLCRIKKTYLLLERSWWGILLGVKSNGYLEDWHVDAWMKKLVIMRKRGNYGEVEERRSTIMPSSFSKVELEMLSRSSYQYDNGENGIHPKWWEIDKVYIPICSHNHWFLVELRLPSLEAVAYDSMFKYISNGVLENLCTRWTNLLPKFLDNLSYWKRSGNKKPKEFKFTIHKIETAPQQAKITRGDCGVSVCM, encoded by the exons ATGAAAGAACTCCGTGATATTGTTTCGCCCTTGCAAAAGGAGGTGCTCCTGCTAAGAGAAAAAGTTGCATCCTTGCAAGAAGAGGTGCGAGTTTTACACGCCGAG agGCCCGATGATATTTTGCATGATGATAACTATTATTCTGAGCCTGACCAGCCATCTGCACTAGGTGTAAGACGAGGTTCACGTGTCAGACATCTTGGAACTGCCTACAAGTCTCCTTACACGGCTCCTGGTCCAAGACCATATCAGCCTAATCCGCCTTCTCTTATTGTTCAGGCTATTCATACACCGGTTATTAGCAAACTTGTACCTCAGAAGAAAACAAGAAGCAAATCTCTTGTTGATAAACAACCTCAGAAGAAAAAAAGTAGCAAATGTCTTGTTGATAAACAACCTGAGAATAAACCTAATCCGTCTCCTCCTATCGTTGAGGAGGGTGAGGCTACTCATGCACAAGCTCCTGTTAGCATGCCTCTGCAACaccagaagaagaaaaaactcAAGAGTCTTATTGATAAACCACCCATGGTGAAACCTATGTTGGACCTAATGTGGCTTTCATATAAGTTACCTCCCAGTACCATTCCTCCCAAGTGCAAACTCCCAGCCACAGTTAAGGATAATTCCGCTTGGGCTACGACTGCAGTTGATTTTTACCTTCATGAGCGGGGCCAGGGGTGCTATGTGGATCTATGCCGAatcaaaaaaacatatttgCTTCTTGAGCGGTCTTGGTGGGGTATTTTATTAGGGGTCAAAAGCAATGGCTATCTTGAGGATTGG caTGTTGATGCATGGATGAAAAAACTGGTGATTATGCGGAAACGTGGGAATTATGGGGAAGTGGAAGAGAGGCGATCGACTATCATGCCTTCATCTTTTAGTAAAGTTGAATTGGAGATGCTGTCACGTAGCTCATATCAATATGATAATGGAGAAAATGGGATTCATCCTAAATGGTGGGAAATTGACAAG GTGTATATCCCCATCTGCTCACATAATCACTGGTTTCTTGTTGAGCTTCGACTCCCGTCATTGGAGGCGGTGGCATATGATAGCATGTTTAAGTACATATCTAATGGTGTATTGGAGAATTTATGTACTAGATGGACAAATCTTCTCCCTAAGTTCTTAGATAATCTTTCATATTGGAAAAGATCTGGAAACAAGAAGCCCAAAGAGTTTAAGTTTACAATCCATAAAATTGAGACAGCGCCACAACAAGCAAAAATAACAAGAGGAGATTGTGGTGTATCTGTATGTATGTAG
- the LOC122609330 gene encoding uncharacterized protein LOC122609330, with protein sequence MALFLFIIAMEELHLAIDNLIRKSLFYGAKINNIIMPYLFYANDVMIVGDWSQINLDNISNALRFLYCISGLKINFDKSSIIGVGVKSDEAECLANKIGCKVEILPFKYLGVPIGARSGGVAIWGPIIPKFQNRLA encoded by the coding sequence ATGGCACTGTTCTTGTTCATCATCGCCATGGAGGAACTTCATCTTGCTATAGACAATCTGATTCGTAAATCTCTTTTCTATGGCgctaaaattaataatattattatgccCTACCTTTTTTATGCGAATGATGTGATGATTGTGGGAGATTGGTCTCAAATTAACTTGGACAATATTTCTAATGCCTTAAGGTTCCTTTATTGTATTTCGGGTCTTAAGATCAATTTTGATAAATCCTCAATTATTGGTGTCGGGGTTAAATCAGATGAGGCCGAGTGTTTGGCTAACAAAATCGGTTGTAAAGTTGAAATACTTCCATTTAAATACCTTGGGGTTCCAATTGGTGCTAGGAGTGGGGGTGTCGCTATTTGGGGTCCAATTATCCCAAAGTTTCAGAATAGATTAGCGTAG